The sequence below is a genomic window from Anaerolineae bacterium.
GGCGCCGACGATGTGCAGGTGGGAGATGATCTGGTGGAGATTTTCACGAAGGTGGAAGATTTCCAGTGGGTTAAGGAGGCTCTGGAAAAGCGAGGTTTGAAAGTAGAGACGGCCCAAATCTCCATGGTGCCTAAGAATAAAGTGACTCTGGATGAGAAAAGCACCTTCCAGAACATGCACCTCATAGAAGCCCTTGAAGAGTTAGACGACGTAACGCAGGTTTACACCAACCTGGACCTTACGGTGGAAATGGTAGATAAGTTCGTGGCAGGACAGGCAGCGTGAGAGTCCTTGGAATTGACCCCGGGCTGGCCCTGACAGGCTACGGCCTTGTGGAAGGGAATGGTTCTCTCGTTTTGGTGGAAATGGGAAGCGTGACCACCCCCTCGTCGGCTCCCCTGCCTGAGAGGCTTAAAATACTTTACGATGATATCTCTTTTCTTCTAGCGAAGCTACGTCCGGAAGCGGTTGCCTTAGAAGAACTTTTCTTCGGGAAAAACGTCCGCACTGCCATCAGTGTGGGCCAGGCGAGAGGGGTGATTATCCTGGCGGTAGCTCAGGCTGGAATCCCCCTGCACGAATACACCCCACTTCAGGTCAAGGAAGCTCTTACAGGCTACGGTCGGGCTGATAAACAACAAATCCAGAGGATGATTTGCTTCCTCCTGGGCTTGTCCTCCCCCCCTCAGCCCGATGATGTGGCAGATGCAGTGGCTGTGGCCATTTGTCACTTGCACCATCGTAAATTAGCAGCCCTTTTATGAGGCGAGTATGATTTCTAGCATTCGGGGAGTTGTGGAGAAAACAGGCAAAAATTTTGTGGTAGTCAGAGTTGGAGATGTAAGCCTTAAAGTTTTAGTTCCAGCCTATCTGGTTGACGAGGGTTTGCAGCCCGGTGATTCCATCACCCTTTTTACCAGCCTTTATTTCAAAGAGGAAGAGCTCTCCCTTTACGGTTTCGCCCATGAAGATGAAAGGGATTTCTTTGAGCTCCTTATGACTACCCCTGGAGTGGGGCCCAAAGTAGCGCTGGCCCTTCTTTCCTATCTTTCACCGGCTGCTCTCCGGGAGGCTATCGCCCTTGAGCAGGAGGGAATCTTAACCAGAGTGCCGGGCATAGGGCCTAAAACTGCCCGAAGCATAATATTCCACCTGAAGGACAAAGTCAAAGTTGAAATCCCAGCACCGGTGCCGTCGGCTATAACAAAAATTGATGAGGAGGTGATCGCTGCTCTCACCTCTCTGGGTTACAGCCTCGTGGAAGCTCAGCGGGCTGTCCAGTCTGTCCCGAAGGAAGTAACCCAGGTGGAGGAACGCTTGAGGCTTGCTCTCGCCTACTTCGCTTCGAAGGGTTAGAAGAAATGCCTTTGCTTTCTGCTCTTGTCGCCGTCACCTGCTGGTTGTGCCTATTTTTGCTGGTCAATCTATACTGGCCGACCCCCTTTACTTTTCAGCTTTTCCTCTTTTTGCTCTTCATGGCTGTTTTCTCCACCGTTACCCCTTTTTACCACTCTATCGGGATGCGCTTTCCCTTCCTCCAGAGGAGGAAAGGCCTCTGGCCTCCGGTAAGGAGGGGGTTCCTCACCGCCCTTTTGTTTTC
It includes:
- the ruvC gene encoding crossover junction endodeoxyribonuclease RuvC, with protein sequence MRVLGIDPGLALTGYGLVEGNGSLVLVEMGSVTTPSSAPLPERLKILYDDISFLLAKLRPEAVALEELFFGKNVRTAISVGQARGVIILAVAQAGIPLHEYTPLQVKEALTGYGRADKQQIQRMICFLLGLSSPPQPDDVADAVAVAICHLHHRKLAALL
- the ruvA gene encoding Holliday junction branch migration protein RuvA; protein product: MISSIRGVVEKTGKNFVVVRVGDVSLKVLVPAYLVDEGLQPGDSITLFTSLYFKEEELSLYGFAHEDERDFFELLMTTPGVGPKVALALLSYLSPAALREAIALEQEGILTRVPGIGPKTARSIIFHLKDKVKVEIPAPVPSAITKIDEEVIAALTSLGYSLVEAQRAVQSVPKEVTQVEERLRLALAYFASKG